In a genomic window of Dyadobacter fermentans DSM 18053:
- the rplJ gene encoding 50S ribosomal protein L10, with product MTREEKAVIIDELSQKFANTPYFYITNAAGMSVSEVDSLRRLCFERGVEYRVVKNTLIKKALETLDTDYSSFDEVLKGFSGVMFHPESGKVPAQLIKEFKKKSGSDKLKFKGASVDTAVFVGESQLDVLISLKSKQELIGEVIGLLQSPAKNVIGALTSGGQNLAGILKTLSEKED from the coding sequence ATGACACGGGAAGAAAAAGCAGTAATTATTGACGAGTTAAGTCAGAAATTCGCCAACACTCCATACTTCTACATCACCAATGCAGCGGGCATGTCCGTGAGCGAGGTGGACTCACTGAGAAGACTTTGCTTCGAACGTGGCGTAGAATATCGTGTTGTGAAGAATACATTGATTAAAAAAGCGCTCGAAACACTAGATACGGATTATTCTTCTTTCGACGAAGTGTTGAAAGGATTTTCCGGAGTAATGTTTCACCCGGAGTCAGGTAAAGTACCTGCGCAACTGATCAAGGAATTCAAAAAGAAATCAGGTAGCGACAAATTGAAGTTCAAAGGAGCTTCTGTTGACACTGCCGTTTTCGTAGGAGAAAGCCAGCTGGACGTTCTGATTTCACTGAAATCGAAACAAGAACTGATCGGCGAAGTGATCGGATTGTTGCAATCGCCTGCCAAAAATGTTATCGGCGCTCTTACAAGCGGCGGACAGAACCTGGCTGGTATCTTGAAAACTTTATCTGAAAAAGAAGACTAA